Proteins from a single region of Peromyscus eremicus chromosome 9, PerEre_H2_v1, whole genome shotgun sequence:
- the LOC131919596 gene encoding disks large homolog 5-like isoform X1, producing the protein MFSRLRSLLRRENVVVHPETRERRKEAGIQSQRPTGLRKWFCRRQKTAMEPSSHPTLHTKKEVKKEMERLTMELQLKTDQRNQLRDCLLFITEGTVDNRPYHQPNPFHHRLRMEHKQVMKELNTLQNENTEASEKFSEMTKETLFYRGLHSRLLMEQIQLEKKVGMLRQENKKLLEDWFLLMHHSKELKVICKDQEEETSDLQTQQRQELQRLEERVQFRLKQEDVVTQEKDLAEKLQHHFEGSQMRSRKLQLEEATAQDEGPLQREALQQEPPAEPNSQQPLKSGDEVSSSDLVSIVE; encoded by the exons ATGTTCTCCAGACTGAGGAGTCTCCTTAGGAGAGAGAATGTAGTAGTACATCCAGAGACCAGAGAGAGGCGGAAAGAAGCTGGCATTCAGTCTCAGCGTCCAACAGGATTAAGAAAATGGTTCTGTCGGAGGCAAA agACTGCAATGGAGCCCTCATCCCACCCAACCCTCCACACCAAGAAGGAGGtgaagaaggaaatggagaggCTGACCATGGAGCTGCAGCTTAAGACAGACCAAAGGAATCAGCTGCGAGACTGTCTGCTCTTCATCACGGAAGGGACCGTAGATAATAG GCCCTACCACCAGCCAAATCCTTTCCATCACAGACTGAGGATGGAGCATAAACAAGTCATGAAGGAACTGAACACCTTGCAGAATGAGAACACCGAGGCCTCAGAGAAGTTCAGTGAGATGACCAAGGAGACACTCTTCTATCG TGGTCTGCACAGCCGGCTCCTGATGGAACAGATTCAGCTGGAGAAGAAGGTGggcatgctgaggcaggagaacaagAAACTGCTGGAGGATTGGTTCCTGCTGATGCACCATTCCAAGGAGTTGAAAGTGATCTGTAAGGACCAAGAGGAGGAGACCAGTGACCTCCAAACCCAGCAACGACAG GAGCTTCAAAGATTGGAGGAAAGAGTTCAGTTccggctgaagcaggaggatgtggTCACCCAGGAAAAGGACTTGGCAGAAAAGCTGCAGCATCACTTTGAAGGTTCCCAGATGAG GTCCAGAAAACTTCAGCTGGAAGAGGCCACAGCCCAGGATGAGGGCCCCTTGCAGAGGGAGGCTCTACAGCAAGAGCCACCTGCTGAgcccaattcccagcaaccactgaAATCTGGGGATGAAGTTTCTTCTTCAGATTTGGTTTCCATTGTGGAATAG
- the LOC131919596 gene encoding disks large homolog 5-like isoform X2: MEPSSHPTLHTKKEVKKEMERLTMELQLKTDQRNQLRDCLLFITEGTVDNRPYHQPNPFHHRLRMEHKQVMKELNTLQNENTEASEKFSEMTKETLFYRGLHSRLLMEQIQLEKKVGMLRQENKKLLEDWFLLMHHSKELKVICKDQEEETSDLQTQQRQELQRLEERVQFRLKQEDVVTQEKDLAEKLQHHFEGSQMRSRKLQLEEATAQDEGPLQREALQQEPPAEPNSQQPLKSGDEVSSSDLVSIVE; encoded by the exons ATGGAGCCCTCATCCCACCCAACCCTCCACACCAAGAAGGAGGtgaagaaggaaatggagaggCTGACCATGGAGCTGCAGCTTAAGACAGACCAAAGGAATCAGCTGCGAGACTGTCTGCTCTTCATCACGGAAGGGACCGTAGATAATAG GCCCTACCACCAGCCAAATCCTTTCCATCACAGACTGAGGATGGAGCATAAACAAGTCATGAAGGAACTGAACACCTTGCAGAATGAGAACACCGAGGCCTCAGAGAAGTTCAGTGAGATGACCAAGGAGACACTCTTCTATCG TGGTCTGCACAGCCGGCTCCTGATGGAACAGATTCAGCTGGAGAAGAAGGTGggcatgctgaggcaggagaacaagAAACTGCTGGAGGATTGGTTCCTGCTGATGCACCATTCCAAGGAGTTGAAAGTGATCTGTAAGGACCAAGAGGAGGAGACCAGTGACCTCCAAACCCAGCAACGACAG GAGCTTCAAAGATTGGAGGAAAGAGTTCAGTTccggctgaagcaggaggatgtggTCACCCAGGAAAAGGACTTGGCAGAAAAGCTGCAGCATCACTTTGAAGGTTCCCAGATGAG GTCCAGAAAACTTCAGCTGGAAGAGGCCACAGCCCAGGATGAGGGCCCCTTGCAGAGGGAGGCTCTACAGCAAGAGCCACCTGCTGAgcccaattcccagcaaccactgaAATCTGGGGATGAAGTTTCTTCTTCAGATTTGGTTTCCATTGTGGAATAG